Proteins encoded within one genomic window of Brachybacterium muris:
- the istA gene encoding IS21 family transposase: protein MVRKIRAKLVLQLRAEGLSGRAISSSQGMSRKSVRAVFEAADAAGIGWGDIADVADEQVYARLFPGRGEHESVFAQPDWEQVHREMARVGVTLKLLHGEYFDATTAAGDPAMGYDRFCRTYQHHVMVTGAASRVGHKAGQSVEVDWSGPTMELADPVTGEVSKVFLFVACLPFSRYAFCFPALDMRQESWLRAHVAMFEALGGTVPRIVPDNLKTGVVKHPREGEIVLNDAYREMAAHYSAAVLPGRVRKPKDKASVENTVAHVATWVIAGLRDQRFTSLPELAAAIGQRMEAYNAEPFQKRPGSRASVFDAEERPLLTPLPAVPYEISTWHYGRRVGRNGHVTFARNFYSAPFAHIGAKVDLRITARTLEIYQGSQRLTSHLLLPETASNEYRTNDADLPAGERFQAWDAQRVRAWADRVGPATVIVIQRIFESVPIVEQGLDPALAVLRLSRRFSVDRVEAACALALTGRVRSPRYAHLHPILATGQDKVAALRPPREEPAEDGGYVRGADYYAGGVR from the coding sequence ATGGTACGGAAGATCAGGGCGAAGCTGGTGCTCCAGCTGCGCGCAGAAGGTCTGTCGGGGCGAGCGATTTCGTCCTCGCAGGGCATGTCCCGCAAGTCCGTGAGGGCGGTGTTCGAGGCCGCTGACGCTGCAGGGATCGGGTGGGGCGATATCGCGGACGTCGCCGATGAGCAGGTGTATGCCCGGTTGTTCCCGGGCCGGGGCGAGCACGAGAGCGTGTTCGCACAGCCGGACTGGGAACAGGTCCATCGAGAGATGGCCAGGGTCGGCGTGACGCTGAAGCTGTTGCACGGCGAGTACTTCGACGCGACCACGGCGGCTGGGGATCCGGCGATGGGGTATGACCGGTTTTGCCGCACCTACCAGCACCACGTCATGGTCACCGGTGCCGCTTCGAGAGTCGGTCACAAGGCCGGCCAGAGCGTGGAGGTCGACTGGTCCGGCCCCACGATGGAGCTGGCCGATCCGGTCACCGGCGAGGTCTCGAAGGTGTTCTTGTTCGTTGCCTGCCTGCCTTTTTCTCGTTACGCGTTCTGCTTCCCGGCGCTGGATATGCGCCAGGAGTCCTGGCTGCGAGCGCACGTAGCGATGTTCGAGGCGCTGGGCGGGACGGTCCCGAGGATCGTTCCGGACAACCTCAAGACCGGTGTGGTGAAGCACCCCCGCGAGGGCGAGATCGTCCTGAACGATGCGTATCGCGAGATGGCAGCGCATTACTCGGCGGCGGTGCTCCCGGGGAGGGTGCGGAAACCGAAAGACAAGGCGAGCGTGGAGAACACCGTCGCGCACGTCGCGACCTGGGTCATCGCCGGGCTGCGGGATCAGCGATTCACGTCCCTGCCCGAACTTGCAGCCGCCATCGGGCAGCGGATGGAGGCCTATAACGCGGAGCCGTTCCAGAAGCGGCCCGGATCCCGCGCCAGCGTGTTCGACGCGGAGGAGCGGCCGCTGCTGACGCCGCTGCCGGCGGTGCCCTACGAGATCTCGACATGGCACTACGGACGACGAGTGGGCAGGAACGGGCACGTCACGTTCGCGCGGAACTTCTACTCCGCGCCGTTCGCGCACATCGGCGCGAAGGTCGATCTGCGCATCACGGCCCGGACGCTGGAGATCTATCAGGGCAGCCAGCGACTGACCAGTCACCTGCTGCTCCCGGAGACCGCGAGCAATGAGTACCGCACCAACGACGCGGACCTACCTGCGGGCGAGCGTTTCCAGGCCTGGGACGCGCAGAGGGTGCGGGCGTGGGCAGATCGGGTCGGGCCGGCCACGGTGATCGTGATCCAGCGGATCTTCGAGTCCGTGCCGATCGTGGAACAGGGCCTGGATCCCGCGTTGGCGGTGCTACGGCTCTCTCGCCGCTTCTCCGTAGATCGGGTCGAGGCGGCCTGCGCACTCGCGCTGACGGGACGGGTCCGTTCACCGCGCTATGCGCATCTGCACCCGATCTTGGCCACCGGGCAGGACAAGGTCGCCGCCCTGCGTCCACCCCGCGAGGAACCCGCGGAAGACGGCGGATACGTCCGTGGCGCCGACTACTACGCCGGAGGTGTCCGGTGA